In Eupeodes corollae chromosome 3, idEupCoro1.1, whole genome shotgun sequence, a single genomic region encodes these proteins:
- the LOC129952091 gene encoding sialin-like: MIENKGPVLGARHVQAILLFLVIVIQYASRTSIAVSLVAMTDAKTTNINFHEFDWNEKEKSYILSSFFWGYILFQIPGGYAARRIGVKKTVFFSTLLSSILGLLVPFCAFWGGWKLFSFIRFLMGLSQAVLFPCVYQHVANWSPVEERNRLGAISNSGVELGTIVGMFVTGMIAASGMGWPGISYIYNGIGIVFGIFWLIFAENTPAEARFITSLERNYILDSQANIGGWQGKEIPIPWKAMLTSSPLISYLVVGMCDTWGFDTMMSQIPSYLHGTMKMDISKNAFYSALPYVSMWVCSYVSMIGADILMKNEWISLLTLRRIFATIAMSVPAGFLIGVGFINENQRGLAITFVTLNVGFSGASTIGCFLNLIDLTPNHTGIVYALQNTLASLVSIVCPIVAGLIVHDETDRSQWRILFIIAAIIYVLGNLQFLYLAQAEKQPWDHEDFMKKFETEPGVQISRPSSKKEEFSLNDEFMVIGKR, translated from the exons ATGATAGAAAATAAGG GTCCAGTTCTTGGAGCCCGTCATGTTCAGGCAATTCTTCTCTTTCTGGTGATTGTCATTCAGTATGCTTCAAGAACGAGTATAGCAGTTTCTTTGGTTGCCATGACAGATGCGAAGACAACTAATATAAATTTTCac gaatttGATTGGAATGAGAAGGAAAAATCTTACATTCTTAGTAGCTTCTTTTGGGGTTATATACTTTTCCAAATTCCTGGAGGTTATGCAGCTCGAAGAATTGGTGTTaagaaaacagtattttttagtACGCTGCTTAGTTCAATTTTGGGCCTTTTGGTACCGTTTTGTGCGTTTTGGGGAGGCTGGAAATTATTTAGCTTCATTCGATTTCTTATGGGATTGAGTCAGGCGGTACTGTTTCCTTGCGTTTACCAGCACGTAGCTAATTGGTCACCAGTGGAGGAACGAAATCGTCTTGGTGCGATCAGTAATTCGGGAGTAGAATTGGGGACGATCGTGGGAATGTTCGTCACTGGCATGATAGCTGCATCGGGTATGGGATGGCCCGGAATTTCTTATATATACAATGGAATTGGTATAGTTTTCGGTATATTTTGGTTGATATTCGCAGAGAATACTCCAGCTGAAGCTCGATTTATAACTTCTCTCGAGAGAAATTACATTCTGGATTCCCAAGCAAATATTGGCGGTTGGCAGGGGAAGGAAATACCAATTCCCTGGAAGGCAATGCTTACTTCTAGTCCGTTAATATCATATCTGGTGGTGGGAATGTGTGACACCTGGGGATTTGACACAATGATGAGTCAAATTCCAAGCTATTTACATGGGACTATGAAAATGGATATCAGTAAAAATGCGTTCTATTCAGCGCTTCCTTATGTGTCAATGTGGGTTTGTTCGTATGTTTCTATGATAGGAGCGGATATCCTGATGAAAAATGAATGGATTTCATTGTTAACGTTACGAAGGATATTTGCAACTATTGCTATGAGTGTTCCAGCGGGTTTCCTAATTGGCGTTGGATTTATCAACGAAAATCAAAGAGGCTTAGCCATAACCTTTGTCACGCTTAATGTTGGCTTTAGTGGTGCCAGCACCATAGGCTGTTTCTTAAATCTAATCGATTTGACTCCGAATCATACTGGAATTGTATATGCATTGCAAAATACTTTGGCCAGCTTGGTATCTATTGTGTGTCCAATTGTTGCGGGATTAATTGTTCACGATGAA aCTGATCGGTCACAATGGCGGATTCTGTTCATAATTGCAGCTATTATCTACGTTTTGGGCAACTTGCAGTTCTTATATTTAGCGCAGGCTGAAAAACAACCATGGGACCATGAAGACtttatgaaaaagtttgaaaCTGAACCAGGCGTCCAAATATCACGACCATCTTCGAAAAAAGAAGAGTTCTCTTTAAATGACGAATTTATGGTGATTGGAAAGCGATAA
- the LOC129951399 gene encoding putative inorganic phosphate cotransporter encodes MPPIDENKGPVLGARHLQAFLLFLAIAVCYAGRLNVSVSLVAMTDAETTNPDFHEFNWNEKQKSYILSSFYWGYVVTQFPGAYMARNFGVKTCILIATLGSSICNIILPFCVPWGQWQVYCVIRIIQGLFQGLIFPIVHAHLAVWSPVEERTLLGALSHLGIECGTVLAMSLTGLIAASDLGWPGISYVYGGIGIVFCGIWMIFAENNPADARFITSREKKYIVMSQASADGETNETIPIPWKAILTSVPFISLIVTRICHAWGFSIMQAQIPAYLHGVLNMNIKSNALFSTLPYIAMLACSFIFLILAEIVMKKEWASLGVVRKTINTIAMWGPAALLFGIGFLDENQKNLAIILLTFNVGLNGGNTIGSLLNTIDLSSNHAGVLMSILNGVGNCIPIITPLAVGIIVYDETQRSLWQIVFIIAAILYFVGNLQYIILGSTNTQPWNDEDFLLKRNTEQLTSFEKSLMKNSNSNINIERNSETNLKTLVF; translated from the exons ATGCCTCCCATTGATGAAAATAAAG GTCCGGTGCTTGGAGCCCGACATCTACAGGCTTTTCTGCTTTTTCTTGCAATAGCTGTTTGCTATGCAGGCCGGTTAAATGTTTCCGTTTCATTGGTTGCCATGACAGATGCAGAGACTACAAATCCTGATTTTCAT GAATTCAATtggaatgaaaaacaaaagtcaTACATCTTGAGCAGTTTCTATTGGGGTTATGTAGTAACTCAATTTCCAGGTGCTTACATGGCTAGAAATTTCGGCGTGAAAACCTGTATACTCATAGCAACTCTTGGATCTTCAATCTGTAACATAATCCTACCATTTTGCGTTCCCTGGGGCCAATGGCAAGTTTATTGTGTCATTCGAATTATCCAGGGTCTTTTTCAGGGATTGATATTTCCGATTGTTCATGCTCATCTAGCGGTTTGGTCACCTGTCGAGGAACGAACTCTTCTTGGTGCACTTAGCCATCTTGGAATTGAGTGTGGCACTGTACTAGCTATGAGTCTTACCGGCCTTATAGCTGCATCAGATCTCGGATGGCCGGGAATTTCGTATGTCTATGGTGGAATAGGAATCGTTTTCTGTGGAATTTGGATgatttttgcagaaaataaCCCAGCTGACGCTCGATTTATAACTTCAAGGGAGAAGAAGTATATTGTTATGTCGCAGGCTAGTGCCGATGGGGAAACCAATGAGACAATACCAATCCCCTGGAAAGCTATTCTCACATCAGTGCCATTTATTTCTCTTATCGTTACACGAATCTGCCACGCTTGGGGCTTCTCAATAATGCAAGCCCAGATTCCAGCTTATCTTCATGGGGTTCTAAACATGAATATCAAGAGCAATGCATTGTTCTCAACACTGCCCTACATAGCCATGTTGGCTTGTTCATTCATATTTCTTATTCTAGCCGAAATTGTTATGAAGAAGGAGTGGGCCTCGTTGGGTGTCGTACGAAAAACTATAAACACTATTGCAATGTGGGGACCAGCTGCATTACTTTTCGGAATAGGatttctagatgaaaatcaaaaaaatttggcCATCATCCTTTTGACTTTCAATGTTGGTCTTAATGGTGGCAATACAATAGGAAGTCTCCTGAACACAATCGATTTGTCTTCAAATCATGCTGGCGTATTGATGTCAATTTTGAATGGCGTAGGGAATTGCATACCAATTATAACTCCTCTTGCTGTCGGAATTATTGTTTATGATGAA ACTCAAAGATCACTTTGGCAAATTGTCTTTATTATTGCTGCAATACTATACTTTGTCGGAAACCTTCAATACATTATATTGGGCTCAACTAATACTCAGCCTTGGAATGATGAAGACTTTCTTTTGAAGCGTAACACTGAGCAATTGACCAGTTTTGAAAAATCCTTGATGAAAAATAgtaattcaaatataaatattgaaagaaattcagaaactaatttgaaaacacttgttttttaa